A window of the Penaeus vannamei isolate JL-2024 chromosome 19, ASM4276789v1, whole genome shotgun sequence genome harbors these coding sequences:
- the LOC138864964 gene encoding uncharacterized protein: MARLNCNRDFCCSLVHRARTLLRRDKEQFIRNLAEEPPAVSLDARDVEIPVPDRPMSEDPPTLTEIREPISKLKGGKAAGICNIPAELLEAGGEPMSRGLHTVLAVIWQSGSIPPDLLRERRREFDRGLLAAYFDLKKAFDSVHRELLWEILRLRGIPTRILGLIASLYTGTESAVKCGGASSLLSQE; this comes from the exons ATGGCTCGTCTGAACTGCAATCGAGATTTCTGCTGTTCCTTGGTGCACAGGGCTAGGACTCtactgagaagggataaggaacagttcatcaggaatcttgccgAGGAG CCCCCAGCAGTTAGTCTAGATGCTAGGGATGTCGAAATTCCTGTGCCTGACCGGCCCATGAGTGAGGATCCCCCCACCCTGACTGAGATTAGGGAgccgatctctaagctgaagggtgggaaagctgcaggtATATGcaatatccctgctgaactgctagAGGCTGGGGGTGAGCCTATGTCCCGGGGtttgcatactgtcctggctgtcatctggcagtccggttccattccccctgacttgttgaggg aacgtcgtcgtgagttcgatcgtgggctgcttgcagcctacttcgacctcaagaaggcgtttgattcgGTGCATCGCGAGTTgttgtgggagatcctgagacttagaggaattccaacacggattcttggattaatagcaagcctatatactggtactgaaagtgctgtgaaGTGTGGTGGAGCTTCCTCTTTGTTatctcaggagtga